The following proteins are co-located in the Streptomyces sp. NBC_01198 genome:
- a CDS encoding GntR family transcriptional regulator produces MVDGSADKRPRSQQIAAELRKAIEDGTYLPGTRLPSQRDLARQYDVARNTVDEALKVLGIQGLVTSEWGRGVFVREKKPLIRLGSDRYSPKYRQLELSPFLLECAKQGKRGRFEVLGIERVQPDPELAEKLKVPLGRKSLLRRENVFYADDDPVYRVTTWIPWSIAEGSGLVEAEVPHRFGIHGVLEERGHVMTRINDEITARMPTPEEIQYLRLPRGVPVLDVLHTSLDQDGEPFELTRFVMRADMNGLHYNAPVE; encoded by the coding sequence ATGGTGGACGGCTCCGCAGACAAGAGGCCGCGCAGCCAGCAGATCGCCGCGGAATTGCGCAAGGCGATCGAGGACGGCACTTACCTGCCCGGCACCAGGCTTCCGTCGCAACGCGATCTTGCCCGGCAGTACGACGTCGCGCGCAATACGGTGGACGAAGCGCTGAAGGTTCTCGGCATCCAGGGACTCGTCACCTCGGAGTGGGGGCGGGGCGTATTCGTCCGGGAGAAGAAGCCGCTCATCCGTCTCGGGAGCGACCGGTACTCGCCGAAGTACCGGCAGTTGGAGCTGTCCCCGTTCCTTCTGGAATGCGCGAAGCAGGGGAAGCGCGGGCGTTTCGAAGTCCTCGGCATCGAGCGGGTGCAGCCGGATCCTGAGCTCGCAGAGAAGCTCAAGGTCCCCCTGGGCAGGAAATCACTGCTGCGCAGGGAGAACGTCTTCTACGCCGACGACGATCCCGTGTACCGCGTGACGACCTGGATCCCGTGGAGCATCGCCGAAGGCTCGGGGCTGGTCGAGGCGGAAGTGCCGCACCGGTTCGGCATCCACGGCGTGCTGGAGGAGCGGGGGCACGTGATGACCAGGATCAACGACGAGATCACCGCCAGGATGCCGACCCCCGAGGAGATCCAGTACCTCCGGCTGCCGCGCGGCGTCCCGGTGCTCGATGTGCTCCACACCAGCCTCGACCAGGACGGCGAACCGTTCGAGCTGACTCGTTTCGTCATGCGGGCCGACATGAACGGCCTGCACTACAACGCCCCCGTCGAATAG
- a CDS encoding GNAT family N-acetyltransferase, protein MGRALAGILQDAAGGVFPPADGGVTVVPQGGVRDAGVIAFTAHAVVFTDEDPAWVRAELAAARCDALAAAMNPRFLAALLDRTGRRTDTIDLLTVAAPLAGDPPLALREIEDPAHPRVVRALARRDGVRVWAADGGLLVLGRGVAGRWEAAVEVEEPARHRGLGRALATAARHLVPGPVWAQQAAGNARSVRAFQAAGFRPVGAESLHVLG, encoded by the coding sequence ATGGGGAGAGCGCTGGCGGGGATTCTGCAGGACGCGGCCGGCGGGGTGTTCCCGCCGGCTGACGGCGGAGTGACGGTGGTCCCGCAGGGCGGGGTGCGGGACGCCGGGGTGATCGCCTTCACCGCGCACGCGGTGGTCTTCACCGACGAGGATCCGGCGTGGGTGCGGGCGGAGCTGGCCGCGGCGCGCTGTGACGCGCTGGCCGCCGCGATGAACCCGCGCTTCCTGGCCGCGCTGCTCGACCGGACGGGCCGGCGTACCGACACCATCGACCTGCTCACCGTGGCGGCCCCGCTGGCCGGCGACCCGCCGCTGGCGCTGCGGGAGATCGAGGACCCCGCGCATCCGCGGGTGGTCCGCGCGCTGGCCCGGCGCGACGGCGTGCGGGTGTGGGCGGCGGACGGCGGGCTGCTGGTGCTCGGGCGCGGGGTCGCCGGTCGCTGGGAGGCCGCCGTCGAGGTCGAGGAGCCCGCGCGGCACCGCGGCCTCGGGCGGGCGCTGGCGACCGCCGCCCGCCACCTGGTCCCGGGCCCGGTCTGGGCCCAGCAGGCCGCGGGCAACGCCCGCAGCGTCCGCGCCTTCCAGGCGGCGGGCTTCCGCCCGGTCGGGGCGGAGTCGCTGCACGTGCTCGGCTAG
- a CDS encoding MarR family winged helix-turn-helix transcriptional regulator, translating to MDSSRPAPERLRTLASRLLAFAATQGDRLVGDRLAAVGARKWHYAVLASLQEYGPASQAELSRRAGIYRSDMVAVLNELADGGYVERTPDHADKRRNVITITDDGRRRLDRLQGLIAAGEGELLVPLSAAERDELVRLLTLVVDHHGERM from the coding sequence ATGGACTCCTCCCGGCCCGCACCCGAACGCCTGCGCACCCTGGCGAGCCGGCTGCTCGCGTTCGCCGCCACGCAGGGCGACCGGCTGGTCGGCGACCGGCTGGCGGCGGTCGGCGCCCGCAAGTGGCACTACGCGGTGCTCGCCTCGCTGCAGGAGTACGGACCCGCCAGCCAGGCGGAGTTGAGCCGGCGGGCCGGGATCTACCGCAGCGACATGGTGGCGGTGCTCAACGAACTCGCCGACGGCGGCTACGTCGAGCGCACCCCCGACCATGCCGACAAGCGGCGCAACGTCATCACGATCACCGACGACGGCCGCCGCAGGCTCGACCGGCTCCAGGGCCTGATCGCGGCCGGCGAGGGCGAGTTGCTGGTTCCGCTCAGCGCGGCCGAGCGGGACGAACTCGTCCGGCTGCTCACCCTGGTGGTCGACCACCACGGCGAACGGATGTGA
- a CDS encoding GNAT family N-acetyltransferase translates to MAHDAPAEDAPVVRPRLRGDIPAAAAGLVAVHESDGYPVEGVSEPEAWLTPPGMVNAWVAEIGGTVVGHVAVSRPDGEEAVSRWLDRSGVSTEGGVGVLARLFVVPAARSKGVGEDLVRAAVADARSRGMRLVLDVLTKDTAAIRLYTRLGWTGLGTAVHTFAEGRQAAEALCFVSPPAG, encoded by the coding sequence ATGGCCCATGACGCCCCCGCCGAAGACGCACCGGTCGTTCGTCCCCGCCTCCGGGGCGATATCCCGGCAGCGGCCGCCGGGCTCGTCGCCGTTCACGAGTCGGACGGTTATCCGGTCGAAGGCGTGAGCGAGCCCGAAGCGTGGCTCACACCTCCCGGAATGGTCAACGCGTGGGTGGCGGAGATCGGGGGGACCGTCGTCGGGCATGTCGCGGTCAGCCGACCCGACGGGGAAGAGGCCGTTTCTCGCTGGCTCGACCGGAGCGGTGTGAGCACCGAAGGCGGGGTGGGGGTCCTGGCCCGGCTCTTCGTGGTTCCGGCGGCCCGGAGCAAGGGCGTCGGTGAAGACCTCGTGCGGGCGGCCGTCGCTGACGCCCGGAGCCGGGGGATGCGACTCGTCCTGGACGTGCTGACCAAGGATACCGCCGCGATCCGCCTCTACACCCGGCTCGGCTGGACCGGCCTCGGCACCGCGGTCCACACCTTCGCCGAGGGCCGGCAGGCGGCGGAAGCCCTGTGCTTCGTCTCGCCGCCGGCGGGCTGA
- a CDS encoding ATP-binding protein: MTSGMESGPGMDNVRCAGPERAAVGEERHPADRFRKLTLPVDAPDTGRVARDMVTVTLNDWGLAPLADSVRSCVSELVGNAREHAVPDGRSPLRGSVLAVTLRLWPGWLLVDVEDGDSTAPTLPEGEPFTSGLADELPEALLPDRGRGLHIVRQLSDFVWWAPRDQGGKSVCCRFDLGGRSDSGGPPGR; the protein is encoded by the coding sequence GTGACCAGTGGCATGGAATCGGGGCCGGGGATGGACAACGTGAGGTGCGCAGGACCGGAGCGAGCGGCAGTCGGCGAGGAGCGTCACCCGGCGGACCGCTTCCGGAAGCTCACTCTGCCCGTCGACGCGCCCGACACGGGTCGGGTGGCGCGTGACATGGTCACGGTGACGTTGAACGACTGGGGGCTGGCGCCGCTGGCGGACAGCGTGCGCAGCTGCGTCTCGGAGTTGGTCGGGAACGCGAGAGAGCACGCCGTTCCCGACGGGCGGTCGCCGTTGCGGGGATCGGTGCTGGCCGTGACGTTACGGCTGTGGCCGGGCTGGCTCCTGGTGGACGTGGAGGACGGGGATTCGACCGCACCGACGCTGCCCGAGGGTGAGCCGTTCACCTCCGGCCTCGCGGACGAGCTGCCCGAGGCGCTGCTGCCGGACAGGGGGCGCGGGCTGCATATCGTGCGTCAGCTCTCGGACTTCGTGTGGTGGGCGCCGCGTGACCAGGGCGGCAAGAGCGTCTGCTGCCGCTTCGATCTCGGTGGCCGCTCCGACAGCGGTGGACCGCCGGGTCGGTAG
- a CDS encoding haloalkane dehalogenase: MPAIDVLDSTLHYEETGSGTPLVLLHGNPGTSRVWRNVAPGLGAGRVLVPDLIGMGASGKPDIPYSFADHARYLDAWFDALGLDRVVLVGHDWGGALAIDWAARHPGRVAGIAFFETILKPLSSEDLSPQARERTRMLRTPGGGEEMISGENRLVRTAYTGGVLTPLSEEDLAPYLAPYPTVESRRPLLAWARQIPVDGDPAELIPRIEAYGTWLGASPEVPKLLLTFTGSPTLLTGPALTDWCAGHISALTTVPCGPAGHHAAEDRPAEIAKAIAEWLDTHGLR; the protein is encoded by the coding sequence ATGCCCGCCATCGACGTACTCGACTCGACCCTGCACTACGAGGAGACCGGCAGCGGCACACCCCTGGTGCTGCTGCACGGCAACCCCGGCACCTCCCGGGTGTGGCGCAACGTCGCCCCCGGCCTCGGCGCCGGCCGCGTCCTGGTTCCCGACCTGATCGGCATGGGCGCCTCCGGCAAGCCGGACATCCCCTACTCCTTCGCCGACCACGCCCGCTACCTCGACGCCTGGTTCGACGCGCTGGGCCTCGACCGGGTCGTCCTGGTCGGCCACGACTGGGGCGGCGCCCTGGCCATCGACTGGGCCGCCCGGCACCCCGGCCGGGTCGCCGGCATCGCCTTCTTCGAGACCATCCTCAAGCCGCTGAGCAGCGAGGACCTCTCCCCGCAGGCCCGCGAGCGCACCCGGATGCTGCGGACTCCTGGCGGCGGCGAGGAGATGATCAGCGGCGAGAACCGGCTGGTGCGGACCGCCTACACCGGCGGCGTCCTCACCCCGCTGTCCGAGGAGGACCTGGCGCCCTACCTCGCCCCCTACCCCACGGTGGAGAGCCGCCGCCCGCTGCTGGCCTGGGCCCGCCAGATCCCCGTCGACGGCGACCCCGCCGAGCTGATCCCGCGCATCGAGGCCTACGGCACGTGGCTGGGCGCCTCCCCCGAGGTCCCCAAACTCCTGCTCACCTTCACCGGCTCCCCCACCCTGCTGACCGGCCCCGCGCTCACCGACTGGTGCGCCGGCCACATCTCCGCCCTGACCACGGTCCCCTGCGGCCCGGCGGGCCACCACGCCGCCGAGGACCGCCCCGCCGAGATCGCCAAGGCGATCGCCGAATGGCTCGACACCCACGGCCTGCGCTGA
- a CDS encoding SigE family RNA polymerase sigma factor → MRGEEEQGGPRVTAEEFEEFYAHAVGRLTGQLYVMLGDLHEAQDVVQEAFVRGWDRRRQLTGDGNPEAWIRTVAWRLAVSRWRGRRRSDEAWRRHGGPAAAEPPGSGSVALVSALRELPQHQRRTIALHYVCDLSVEQIAAETGVSGSTVKTHLVRGRAALARRLPELQGEEPSDA, encoded by the coding sequence ATGCGGGGTGAGGAAGAGCAAGGGGGGCCGCGGGTGACCGCTGAGGAGTTCGAGGAGTTCTACGCGCACGCGGTCGGGCGGCTCACCGGGCAGCTGTACGTGATGCTCGGGGATCTGCACGAGGCGCAGGACGTCGTGCAGGAGGCGTTCGTACGCGGCTGGGACCGGCGGCGGCAGCTCACCGGGGACGGCAACCCCGAGGCCTGGATCCGTACGGTCGCCTGGCGGCTCGCGGTGAGCCGGTGGCGGGGTCGGCGGCGGTCCGACGAGGCCTGGCGGCGGCACGGCGGTCCCGCGGCGGCCGAGCCGCCGGGGTCGGGCTCGGTCGCGCTGGTGTCGGCGCTGCGCGAACTGCCGCAGCACCAGCGCAGGACGATCGCGCTGCACTACGTGTGCGACCTGTCGGTCGAGCAGATCGCGGCCGAGACCGGTGTGTCCGGCAGCACCGTCAAGACCCATCTGGTCCGGGGACGGGCGGCGCTCGCGCGCCGGCTGCCCGAGTTGCAGGGGGAGGAGCCCTCCGATGCCTGA
- a CDS encoding TetR/AcrR family transcriptional regulator: protein MTTVADPADLAERADSVTAGAVPAVIRTHRTRADALRNRERIVAAARDIFVEFGPDAPLDEIARRAGIGNATLYRHFPERRALVHAVLLSSVTRTADRAETEVAAAAAGDDACAALGRFAHAAVDDNIGALCGLFVNGDETRSAEIAVESARLEGALQELMERARTAGRLRSDVTLNDLMVAISRLTRPLPGIDCTGSDLHRHLQLFLDGLKTSHPYPNDDEAGDATTRTP, encoded by the coding sequence GTGACCACCGTCGCTGATCCGGCCGACCTGGCCGAGAGAGCGGACAGCGTGACCGCGGGCGCCGTGCCCGCCGTGATCCGCACCCACCGGACGCGCGCTGACGCCTTGCGCAACCGGGAGCGGATCGTCGCCGCGGCGCGGGACATCTTCGTCGAGTTCGGCCCCGACGCCCCACTGGACGAGATCGCCCGCCGCGCGGGTATCGGCAACGCCACGCTCTACCGGCACTTCCCCGAGCGCCGCGCCCTGGTGCACGCCGTGCTGCTGTCCAGCGTGACCCGCACCGCGGACCGCGCCGAGACGGAAGTGGCCGCGGCGGCCGCAGGCGACGACGCGTGCGCCGCGCTCGGCCGCTTCGCGCACGCCGCCGTGGACGACAACATCGGTGCCCTGTGCGGACTGTTCGTCAACGGTGACGAGACCCGCTCCGCCGAGATCGCCGTGGAGAGCGCCCGCCTGGAGGGCGCGCTCCAAGAGCTGATGGAACGGGCCAGGACGGCCGGCCGCCTGCGGTCCGACGTGACCCTCAACGACCTGATGGTCGCCATCTCGCGGCTCACCCGCCCGCTGCCCGGCATCGACTGCACCGGCAGTGACCTGCACCGCCACCTGCAGCTGTTCCTCGACGGCCTCAAGACCTCGCACCCGTACCCGAACGACGACGAAGCGGGCGACGCGACGACGCGCACCCCGTAA
- a CDS encoding STM4015 family protein, translating to MSAVERLLELHGLPVFDFPAAGEDAAKLPEAGEVAWRVGVDPYGDGGEESYEEVWGRFLAGVDPGGVRALVVGPWGDVLDEDAGESSAEAVRLLVEARERLTGLRAVFVGDLEMEDAEIAWIAQSDMTPVLAAYPELRELGVRGGTDLVFGPLRHEHLRTLAVEAGGLPAGVVRGVAASELPALEYLELWLGVPECGGNATVADLAPLLAGERLPALRHLGLRNSALQDEIAAALAGAPVVARLSSLDLSLGVLGDEGVAALLAGQPLTHLSWLDLHHNFVGDAAARRLRDALEPAGVEVDLDERGVEYEQDGVLHRCTAVGD from the coding sequence ATGTCCGCCGTAGAGCGCTTGCTGGAACTGCACGGCCTGCCCGTATTCGACTTTCCCGCTGCCGGGGAGGATGCCGCGAAGCTGCCGGAGGCCGGGGAGGTGGCCTGGCGGGTCGGGGTCGATCCGTACGGGGACGGCGGGGAGGAGTCGTACGAGGAGGTGTGGGGGCGCTTCCTGGCGGGGGTCGACCCGGGCGGGGTGCGGGCGCTGGTCGTCGGGCCGTGGGGGGACGTGCTCGACGAGGACGCCGGGGAGAGTTCGGCCGAGGCGGTACGGCTGCTGGTGGAGGCGCGGGAGCGGCTGACCGGGCTGCGGGCGGTCTTCGTCGGGGACCTGGAGATGGAGGACGCGGAGATCGCCTGGATCGCGCAGAGCGACATGACGCCGGTGCTCGCCGCGTATCCGGAGCTGCGGGAGCTGGGGGTGCGGGGCGGTACGGACCTGGTGTTCGGCCCGCTGCGGCACGAGCACCTGCGGACGCTGGCCGTGGAGGCGGGCGGGCTGCCCGCGGGGGTGGTGCGCGGGGTCGCCGCGAGCGAGCTGCCCGCGCTGGAGTACCTGGAGCTGTGGCTCGGCGTGCCGGAGTGCGGCGGCAACGCCACCGTGGCCGACCTGGCGCCGCTGCTGGCCGGCGAGCGGCTGCCCGCGCTGCGGCACCTGGGCCTGCGCAACAGCGCCCTCCAGGACGAGATAGCCGCCGCGCTGGCCGGCGCGCCGGTCGTCGCCCGGCTGTCCTCGCTCGACCTGTCGCTCGGGGTGCTCGGCGACGAGGGCGTGGCGGCGCTGCTGGCCGGGCAGCCGCTGACCCACCTGTCGTGGCTCGACCTGCACCACAACTTCGTCGGCGACGCCGCCGCCCGGCGGCTCAGGGACGCGCTGGAGCCGGCCGGCGTCGAGGTCGACCTCGACGAGCGGGGCGTGGAGTACGAGCAGGACGGCGTCCTCCACCGCTGCACGGCGGTGGGGGACTGA
- a CDS encoding MFS transporter: MSQIARMEAAKTALPDPRRWKALVFISLAQLMVVLDSTIVNIALPSAQHDLGISDANRQWVITAYALAFGGLLLFGGRIADLWGRKRTFVTGLTGFALASAVGGVAGNEAMLLGSRAAQGVFGALLAPAALSLLAVTFTDTKERAKAFGVFGAIAGGGGAVGLLLGGVLTEYLNWRWTFFANIPFAVIAALGAYFVIREPEGGRNRSPLDIPGVVLSTLGLVSLVYGFTRAETSGWSSVSTIGLFVASAVLLATFAIVESKVRSPLLPMRVVTDRNRGGTYLSLGLAIIGLFGVFLFLTYYLQVVQGYSAIKTGFAFLPMVTAFVVGSTQIGARLVNRLPARALMAPGFGLAAVAMLLLTRLDVGSSYPGVILPGLVLLGLGMGSAFMPAMSLATTGVQPRDAGVASAMVNTSQQVGGAIGTALLNTIAASATAGYLASHAAGAGGAKLLQAHSLVHGYTHAIWWAVGIEAAAALIALTFVNAGRPSTVRVASSEDDAATSDSTPESVPVVLH; encoded by the coding sequence ATGTCCCAAATCGCCCGTATGGAAGCCGCCAAGACGGCGCTTCCTGATCCGCGCCGCTGGAAGGCGCTGGTCTTCATCTCGCTCGCCCAGCTGATGGTGGTCCTCGACTCGACCATCGTGAACATCGCGCTGCCGAGCGCGCAGCACGACCTCGGTATTTCCGACGCCAACCGGCAGTGGGTCATCACGGCCTACGCCCTCGCCTTCGGCGGGCTGCTGCTCTTCGGCGGCCGCATCGCCGACCTGTGGGGCAGGAAGCGCACCTTCGTCACCGGCCTGACCGGCTTCGCGCTCGCCTCCGCCGTCGGCGGTGTCGCGGGCAACGAGGCGATGCTGCTCGGCTCCCGCGCCGCCCAGGGCGTCTTCGGCGCGCTGCTGGCGCCCGCGGCCCTGTCGCTGCTCGCGGTGACCTTCACCGACACCAAGGAGCGGGCCAAGGCCTTCGGTGTCTTCGGCGCCATCGCCGGCGGCGGCGGCGCGGTCGGGCTGCTGCTCGGCGGCGTGCTGACCGAATACCTCAACTGGCGCTGGACCTTCTTCGCCAACATCCCCTTCGCGGTGATCGCCGCCCTGGGCGCGTACTTCGTGATCCGCGAGCCGGAGGGCGGCCGCAACCGCTCCCCGCTGGACATCCCCGGCGTGGTGCTGTCCACGCTCGGCCTGGTCTCGCTGGTCTACGGCTTCACGCGCGCCGAGACCTCCGGCTGGTCGTCGGTGTCCACCATCGGCCTGTTCGTCGCGTCCGCGGTGCTGCTCGCCACCTTCGCGATCGTCGAGTCGAAGGTGCGCTCGCCGCTGCTGCCGATGCGGGTGGTCACCGACCGCAACCGCGGCGGTACGTACCTCTCGCTGGGCCTGGCCATCATCGGCCTGTTCGGGGTCTTCCTCTTCCTGACCTACTACCTGCAGGTCGTCCAGGGGTACTCCGCGATCAAGACCGGCTTCGCGTTCCTGCCGATGGTCACCGCCTTCGTGGTCGGCTCCACCCAGATCGGTGCCCGGCTGGTCAACCGGCTGCCGGCCCGCGCGCTGATGGCGCCCGGATTCGGTCTGGCCGCCGTCGCGATGCTGCTGCTGACCCGGCTCGACGTGGGCTCGTCCTACCCGGGCGTGATCCTGCCCGGCCTGGTGCTGCTCGGCCTGGGCATGGGCTCGGCCTTCATGCCGGCCATGTCGCTGGCCACCACCGGGGTGCAGCCGCGTGACGCGGGTGTCGCCTCCGCGATGGTCAACACCTCGCAGCAGGTGGGCGGCGCGATCGGTACGGCCCTGCTGAACACGATCGCCGCGTCCGCGACGGCCGGCTACCTCGCCTCCCACGCGGCGGGCGCCGGCGGTGCGAAGCTGCTCCAGGCGCACAGCCTGGTGCACGGCTACACCCACGCGATCTGGTGGGCCGTCGGCATCGAGGCGGCAGCGGCGCTGATCGCGCTGACCTTCGTCAACGCCGGCCGCCCGAGCACGGTGCGGGTCGCTTCCAGCGAGGACGACGCCGCGACGTCGGACTCCACCCCGGAGTCGGTCCCGGTCGTCCTGCACTGA